One genomic segment of Gossypium arboreum isolate Shixiya-1 chromosome 3, ASM2569848v2, whole genome shotgun sequence includes these proteins:
- the LOC108458483 gene encoding polygalacturonase 1 beta-like protein 3 yields MGEKRRPQFYLYIPPNMPLSLPQLASSRQQNNMKTSLFFLYLLSLSYFNVVQVFGTGRSEGKENPFTAKASLIRYWNNHISNNLPKPPFLISKASPLNAIDLAKLTQLANHNSLSSHIESFCSLANLFCSFQEESSKLDAVGKGKGDANFAVYSSKNFKGYGSLSRGGIDSFKNYSDGLNTPNESFKKYSRGSSAHSEDFTSYAKDANVAIDNFTNYGSSATGGSGGFNNYQDRVNVPNLRFTSYDSDGNKHKLSFSTYSSETNSGSEAFINYGKKGKAVPAEFTSYSSNANTIGSSFAGYGVLGNSANDSFKAYGDSGNNPRNNFKIYGLASKLGIDNFTSYRDSANVGVDSFQSYARDANSGKANFVNYGKTFNVGNSTFKEYGKGSTGSTTIGFKMYDLARSFLDYAKKGVTFAGYTNSSSKETSVNRWVEPGKFFRESVLKQGNVMVMPDIRDKMPRRSFLPRGILSKLPFSTSHLSELRNIFGASMEGMLENALTECERPASRGETKRCVGSVEDMIDFATSVLGLSVTVRTTENVKGSKQEIMIGEVKGINGGEVTKSVSCHQSLYPYLLYYCHSVPKVRGYEAEILDVTSKSKINHGVAICHLDTSAWSPTHGAFLALGSSPGQVEVCHWIFENDMTWTIVD; encoded by the exons ATGGGAGAGAAAAGAAGGCCCCAATTCTACTTATATATTCCCCCAAACATGCCACTCTCTCTTCCCCAACTAGCTTCGAGTAGACAACAAAACAACATGAAAACCTCCCTTTTTTTCTTGTACTTATTATCTCTCTCATATTTCAAT GTGGTGCAAGTATTCGGTACAGGCAGAAGCGAGGGTAAGGAGAACCCATTTACAGCCAAAGCCTCGTTGATTCGTTACTGGAACAATCACATTTCCAACAATCTTCCCAAGCCACCATTTCTTATCTCCAAAGCTTCCCCACTAAACGCCATTGACTTGGCCAAGCTCACTCAACTTGCCAATCATAACTCTCTGTCTTCCCACATTGAATCTTTTTGTTCCTTAGCCAATCTTTTCTGCTCATTCCAGGAGGAATCCTCGAAACTAGACGCAGTTGGCAAGGGTAAAGGGGATGCAAACTTCGCAGTGTATTCCAGTAAAAACTTTAAAGGTTATGGCTCGTTAAGTCGCGGAGGGATCGACTCCTTCAAGAACTACTCCGATGGGTTAAATACTCCCAACGAGTCTTTTAAGAAATACAGCAGGGGATCCAGTGCCCACAGTGAAGACTTCACAAGCTATGCCAAAGATGCCAACGTCGCTATTGATAACTTCACCAACTATGGCTCCAGCGCCACGGGCGGCTCTGGTGGGTTCAACAACTATCAGGACCGAGTTAACGTGCCAAACCTCCGGTTCACCAGCTACGACTCCGATGGTAACAAGCATAAACTCTCTTTCTCAACCTATAGCTCTGAGACAAACTCAGGGTCCGAGGCATTCATCAATTATGGGAAGAAGGGCAAGGCAGTTCCAGCTGAGTTCACAAGCTATAGTTCAAATGCTAACACCATCGGGTCGAGTTTTGCAGGGTATGGGGTGTTAGGGAACTCAGCAAACGACTCGTTTAAAGCCTATGGTGACTCAGGTAACAATCCCCGCAATAACTTTAAAATCTATGGTTTAGCTTCTAAGTTGGGGATTGACAACTTTACTAGCTATCGAGATTCAGCCAATGTTGGAGTTGATTCTTTTCAGTCTTACGCAAGGGATGCAAATTCCGGGAAAGCTAATTTTGTAAATTATGGGAAAACATTTAATGTTGGGAACTCTACATTCAAAGAATATGGTAAAGGTTCCACTGGTTCCACCACAATAGGGTTCAAAATGTATGATTTGGCCCGTTCATTCCTGGATTATGCCAAAAAGGGCGTCACATTTGCTGGATACACAAACTCAAGCTCTAAAGAAACTTCAGTGAATAGATGGGTTGAACCAGGTAAATTTTTTAGGGAGTCGGTTTTGAAGCAAGGGAATGTCATGGTGATGCCAGACATAAGGGATAAGATGCCTCGAAGGTCATTTTTACCCCGAGGGATTTTGAGTAAATTACCATTTTCAACCTCTCACTTATCTGAGCTTAGGAACATTTTTGGTGCAAGCATGGAGGGCATGCTTGAGAACGCACTGACAGAATGCGAGAGGCCAGCTAGCCGAGGTGAGACGAAGCGGTGCGTTGGGTCTGTGGAAGACATGATTGACTTCGCCACATCGGTTTTAGGCCTCAGTGTTACGGTGAGAACAACAGAAAATGTGAAGGGATCAAAGCAAGAGATCATGATCGGAGAAGTCAAAGGTATCAACGGTGGGGAGGTGACAAAATCGGTGTCATGCCATCAGAGTTTGTACCCCTACCTACTCTATTATTGTCACTCAGTGCCCAAGGTTAGGGGTTATGAAGCTGAAATTCTTGATGTTACAAGCAAATCCAAGATTAATCATGGGGTTGCCATTTGTCATCTTGACACGTCAGCTTGGAGTCCCACTCATGGTGCCTTTCTAGCCCTTGGATCCAGCCCTGGACAAGTTGAAGTCTGTCATTGGATCTTTGAGAATGACATGACTTGGACAATTGTGGATTGA